A stretch of the Sulfurimonas sp. HSL3-1 genome encodes the following:
- the nuoK gene encoding NADH-quinone oxidoreductase subunit NuoK: MMEIGLTHYLVLATILFAIGLVGVMRRKNLLMLFMASEILLNAVNVAFAAIGHYYGDLTGQMFAFFVIAIAASEVAVGLGLLIIWYKRTGTIDLDTMTSMRG; the protein is encoded by the coding sequence ATGATGGAAATCGGACTGACACACTACCTGGTACTCGCAACGATCCTGTTCGCGATCGGGCTGGTCGGCGTGATGCGCCGCAAGAACCTGCTGATGCTCTTTATGGCGTCGGAGATCCTGCTCAACGCCGTCAACGTCGCTTTTGCCGCCATCGGTCACTACTACGGCGACCTGACGGGGCAGATGTTCGCGTTCTTCGTCATCGCCATCGCGGCGTCCGAAGTCGCGGTCGGCCTCGGCCTGCTGATCATCTGGTACAAGCGTACCGGTACGATCGATCTTGATACTATGACATCGATGCGAGGGTAA
- a CDS encoding NADH-quinone oxidoreductase subunit J, which translates to METIAFYLFAVLTIAMFSYTVMSSQALYALSSMAAGMIMISAFFFLLNADFLGVVQIIVYTGAVMALYAFGMMFFDTTRAVKEHNTSKVIVLTLSVLATLLVITIFAMPIAAENISAAFPEPEGVANPQAVGIVLFTKYLVPFEVAAVMLLVAMIAGIVMAGKKMDRSLTKMKEEEITMIRQEETEQKVTL; encoded by the coding sequence ATGGAAACAATTGCATTTTACCTTTTCGCGGTCCTGACCATCGCGATGTTCTCCTACACCGTTATGAGCAGCCAGGCCCTTTACGCACTGAGCTCCATGGCGGCGGGGATGATCATGATCTCGGCGTTCTTCTTCCTGCTGAACGCGGACTTCCTGGGCGTCGTCCAGATCATCGTCTACACCGGTGCGGTCATGGCCCTGTACGCCTTCGGTATGATGTTCTTCGATACGACGCGTGCGGTCAAAGAGCATAACACCTCCAAGGTGATCGTCCTGACACTCAGCGTCCTGGCGACGCTGCTCGTTATCACGATCTTTGCGATGCCGATCGCAGCGGAGAACATTAGTGCGGCCTTCCCGGAACCGGAGGGTGTTGCGAACCCGCAGGCAGTCGGTATCGTCCTCTTTACGAAGTACCTCGTCCCCTTCGAGGTTGCCGCCGTCATGCTGCTCGTCGCGATGATCGCCGGTATCGTTATGGCCGGCAAGAAGATGGACCGCAGCTTGACGAAGATGAAAGAGGAGGAGATCACGATGATCCGCCAAGAAGAGACTGAGCAGAAGGTGACATTATGA
- the nuoI gene encoding NADH-quinone oxidoreductase subunit NuoI: MSLEQFTDRNVQQHYFKVDIEDYPETGWDRFKQVVKRGLSGELFVGLWVVMREMIKFDIHTVQYPKEKLPIGPRYRAVHEMQRLFESGTERCIGCGLCEKICISDCIRMDTRIDENSRKAVTEYTINLGRCIFCGYCAEVCPELAIVHGPRYENTSEQREHFILFEDMLTPIDMAIKGEQKEYPGFGAVTPNEDARVKKTPLAY, from the coding sequence ATGAGTCTGGAACAATTTACTGACAGAAACGTGCAGCAGCACTACTTCAAAGTCGATATCGAGGACTATCCGGAGACAGGATGGGACCGGTTCAAACAGGTGGTCAAACGCGGGCTCAGCGGTGAGCTCTTCGTCGGCCTCTGGGTCGTTATGCGCGAGATGATCAAATTTGACATCCATACCGTACAGTACCCGAAAGAGAAGTTGCCGATCGGGCCGCGCTACCGCGCCGTCCACGAGATGCAGCGCCTCTTCGAATCCGGTACGGAGCGCTGTATCGGCTGCGGGCTCTGCGAGAAGATCTGTATCTCCGACTGTATCCGCATGGATACGCGTATCGACGAGAACAGCCGCAAAGCGGTGACGGAGTATACGATCAACCTCGGCCGCTGTATCTTCTGCGGCTACTGCGCCGAAGTCTGCCCGGAACTGGCGATCGTCCACGGGCCGCGCTACGAGAACACCTCGGAGCAGCGCGAGCACTTCATCCTGTTCGAGGATATGCTGACCCCGATTGACATGGCGATCAAGGGCGAGCAGAAAGAGTACCCGGGATTCGGTGCCGTCACCCCGAACGAAGATGCGCGCGTCAAGAAGACGCCGCTGGCGTATTAA
- the nuoH gene encoding NADH-quinone oxidoreductase subunit NuoH, whose product MDTAFIIETLVKIVVVLLVFSALAGFGTYFERKVLAFMQRRLGPMHVGPYGLLQIAADGIKLFTKEDIVPSGVVGPIFKIAPVITAATAFMAAAAIPFLPEFTIFGYTVHPIIADVNIGILYILGVMAIGLYGPLLGGMASNNKWSLISAARGAAIFISYEVVTGLALLVPLMIIGSLSLLDFNEYQAANGWMAFAHPMGFISFILFWIAAFAETGRTPFHLVANDHEIIDGFGTEYSGMRWGLFFIGEYANMFFISFVMAIVFLGGYGDGTVMGALGLLLKVAFFFFFFLWTRAAWPDVRPDQLMWLCWKVLMPLAVINVVVTGIVMMF is encoded by the coding sequence ATGGATACAGCATTCATTATCGAGACGCTCGTCAAGATCGTCGTGGTACTGCTGGTCTTCTCGGCACTGGCCGGCTTCGGAACCTATTTCGAACGTAAAGTGCTCGCGTTTATGCAGCGCCGTCTGGGACCGATGCATGTCGGTCCGTACGGCCTGCTGCAGATCGCGGCCGACGGGATCAAGCTCTTTACCAAAGAGGATATCGTGCCGTCGGGCGTCGTCGGACCGATCTTCAAGATTGCACCGGTCATCACGGCGGCAACGGCATTCATGGCGGCGGCGGCGATCCCGTTCCTGCCGGAGTTCACCATCTTCGGCTACACGGTTCACCCGATCATCGCCGACGTCAACATCGGGATTCTCTATATCCTGGGCGTGATGGCGATCGGCCTCTACGGTCCGCTGCTCGGGGGTATGGCGTCGAACAACAAGTGGTCGCTCATCTCCGCGGCGCGCGGCGCGGCGATCTTCATCTCCTACGAGGTGGTCACCGGTCTGGCGCTGCTCGTGCCGCTGATGATCATCGGGTCGCTCTCCTTGCTGGACTTTAACGAGTACCAGGCCGCGAACGGCTGGATGGCCTTCGCGCACCCGATGGGCTTCATCTCCTTTATCCTCTTCTGGATCGCGGCGTTCGCCGAGACGGGACGTACGCCGTTCCACCTCGTTGCCAACGACCACGAGATCATCGACGGTTTCGGTACGGAGTATTCGGGGATGCGCTGGGGCCTCTTCTTTATCGGGGAGTACGCGAACATGTTCTTCATCTCCTTCGTCATGGCGATCGTCTTCCTCGGCGGCTACGGCGACGGTACGGTGATGGGCGCGCTGGGACTGCTGCTCAAAGTGGCGTTCTTCTTCTTCTTTTTCCTCTGGACGCGTGCGGCATGGCCGGATGTCCGTCCGGACCAACTGATGTGGCTCTGCTGGAAAGTGCTGATGCCGCTCGCGGTTATCAATGTCGTCGTTACCGGCATTGTGATGATGTTTTAA